A genomic segment from Asterias amurensis chromosome 6, ASM3211899v1 encodes:
- the LOC139938123 gene encoding integral membrane protein DGCR2/IDD-like: protein MDSLVHRFLVCFFLQVVLLLRINAVPGRSNNSTPIHHEPNSWDVPHSSAVCKEGWHMYQPTFSCFKSFGSVFVQQSALDFCTTAESHLATVTEPELDYLAALSWVGQESSQTWWMGYEMRQVGDNSTEWQLVDVADKGGDLGWIGLKTPTVETDEIKLCVLLALEADTKQSAWHLQSCTEKSTFLCKQDAHKVCLDRSGNEIWEGEKYIPPGSDSCTSCRCVAGKPEMCLTSMCQQPPCENYQPDPDKCCEYICKDGGDADDKPKSDMSDTMRWVLTMLTSFILLGMMLFMVYRMRQKRIAYLRYRAQQMREGSMMDFEPGSGPPPIPNMDDFDGAVFREPPPPYSFLKDERHIPVEQPPPYISTVGLQMDINRNRDRRSSFLQNSDAMALLEGSVSSEPNTPTLVTGVPVILPSPPAYTSSTENSNVSSPQTEQSTPGGESSVVTTPSHHMILPSINTTV, encoded by the exons ATGGACAGTTTGGTACACCGGTTCCTCGTATGCTTCTTTTTACAAG TTGTTCTGCTTCTAAGAATAAATGCTGTGCCAGGGCGATCAAACAACTCAACACCCATCCATCATGAGCCAAACAGTTGGGATGTGCCCCACTCAA GTGCAGTTTGTAAAGAAGGATGGCACATGTACCAGCCCACTTTCTCTTGCTTTAAAAGTTTTGGGTCAGTCTTCGTACAGCAGAGTGCGTTAGACTTCTGCACAACGGCAGAAAGCCATCTGGCTACCGTCACGGAGCCTGAGCTGGACTACCTCGCTGCCTTGTCGTGGGTGGGTCAGGAATCGTCTCAGACATGGTGGATGGGGTATGAGATGCGTCAGGTCGGGGACAACTCCACAGAGTGGCAGTTGGTGGACGTGGCCGATAAAGGTGGTGACTTGGGCTGGATCGGCCTGAAAACTCCGACTGTTGAAACAGACGAGATAAAACTGTGTGTTTTACTAGCCCTTGAAGCAGACACCAAACAGTCAGCTTGGCATTTACAGTCGTGCACAGAGAAGTCAACTTTCTTGTGCAAACAAG ATGCCCATAAAGTGTGTTTAGATCGTTCAGGCAATGAGATTTGGGAGGGTGAAAAATACATCCCTCCAGGATCTGATTCCTGCACATCCTGCCGCTGTGTTGCCGGCAAACCAGAGATGTGTCTAACCTCTATGTGTCAACAGCCCCCATGTGAGAACTACCAACCAGACCCAGACAAATGTTGTGAGTATATCTGCAAAGACGGTGGAGATGCAGACGATAAACCCAAGT CGGATATGTCCGACACCATGCGTTGGGTATTGACCATGCTGACATCCTTCATACTCTTAGGAATGATGCTCTTCATGGTGTATCGAATGCGCCAAAAGAGAATTGCTTATCTCCGATACA GGGCCCAGCAAATGCGAGAGGGTAGTATGATGGACTTTGAGCCAGGGAGTGGTCCACCACCAATACCCAACATGGACGACTTCGATGGTGCCGTCTTCAGAGAGCCACCACCACCATATTC ATTTTTAAAAGATGAGCGTCACATTCCAGTAGAACAACCTCCGCCTTACATTTCCACGGTGGGTCTCCAAATGGATATCAACAGAAATCGTGACAGGAGGAGCAGTTTCCTTCAAAACAGCGACGCCATGGCTCTACTGGAGGGCTCCGTCAGCTCTGAACCAAACACACCCACACTCGTTACAG GTGTTCCAGTAATTCTACCTAGCCCCCCTGCCTACACCAGCAGTACTGAAAACAGCAATGTGTCGTCACCTCAGACAGAGCAAAGCACTCCAGGGGGAGAAAGTTCAGTTGTCACAACGCCCTCTCATCATATGATACTACCATCCATCAACACTACTGTGTGA